One genomic segment of Salmo trutta chromosome 8, fSalTru1.1, whole genome shotgun sequence includes these proteins:
- the LOC115197956 gene encoding sericin-2-like, which translates to MVGNIPESGGNKQEIRNPPSSSNQGHTSSNQGHTSSNQGHTSSNQGHSSSNQGHSSTNQGPTSSNQGHSSSNQGHSSSNQGHSSSNQGPTSSNQGHSSSNQGHSSTNQGPTSSNQGHSSSNQVTPLVTRGTPLVTKGIPLVTRGTPLVTWGCQGHSSSNQGSTSSNQGHSSSNQGPTSSNQGHSSSNQVTPLVTRGIPLVTRGTPLVTWGYQGHSSSNQGHSSSNQGPTSSNQGHSSSNQGYSSSNLGYQGHSSSNQGHSSSNQGHSSSNQGHSATPL; encoded by the exons ATGGTTGGAAACATTCCGGAATctggagggaataagcaggaaatccggaaTCCTCCAA GCTCTAGTAACCAGGGGCACACCTCTAGTAACCAGGGGCACACCTCTAGTAACCAGGGGCACACCTCTAGTAACCAGGGGCACTCCTCTAGTAACCAGGGGCACTCCTCTACTAACCAGGGGCCCACCTCTAGTAACCAGGGGCACTCCTCTAGTAACCAGGGGCACTCCTCTAGTAACCAGGGGCACTCCTCTAGTAACCAGGGGCCCACCTCTAGTAACCAGGGGCACTCCTCTAGTAACCAGGGGCACTCCTCTACTAACCAGGGGCCCACCTCTAGTAACCAGGGGCACTCCTCTAGtaaccaggtcactcctctagtaaCCAGGGGCACTCCTCTAGTAACCAAGGGCATTCCTCTAGTAACCAGGGGCACTCCTCTAGTAACCTGGGGCTGTCAGGGGCACTCCTCTAGTAACCAGGGGTCCACCTCTAGTAACCAGGGGCACTCCTCTAGTAACCAGGGGCCCACCTCTAGTAACCAGGGGCACTCCTCTAGtaaccaggtcactcctctagtaaCCAGGGGCATTCCTCTAGTAACCAGGGGTACTCCTCTAGTAACCTGGGGCTATCAGGGGCACTCCTCTAGTAACCAGGGGCACTCCTCTAGTAACCAGGGGCCCACCTCTAGTAACCAGGGGCACTCTTCTAGTAACCAGGGGTACTCCTCTAGTAACCTGGGCTATCAGGGGCACTCCTCTAGTAACCAGGGGCACTCCTCTAGTAACCAGGGGCACTCCTCTAGTAACCAGGGGCACTCGGCCACACCTCTGTAG